The following nucleotide sequence is from Streptomyces leeuwenhoekii.
AGCTCGGTGGCGGCTTCTCCGTACAGCCGTCGGAGTTCGTCAAGGTCACGATCATCCTGGGCATGGCCATGCTGCTGGCGGCACGGGTCGACGCGGGGGACAAGCCGTACCCCGACCACCGGACGGTGATCCAGGCGCTCGCGCTGGCCACCGTGCCCATGCTGATCGTGATGCTCATGCCCGACCTCGGGTCGGTCATGGTGATGGTCGTCATCGTGCTGGGCGTGCTGCTCGCCTCCGGCGCCTCCAACCGGTGGGTCTTCGGGCTGCTCGGCGCCGGTGCGGTCGGCGCCGTCGCGGTGTGGCAGCTCGGGATCCTCGACGAGTACCAGATCAACCGCTTCGCGGCCTTCGCCAATCCGGAGCTCGACCCGGCGGGCGTCGGCTACAACACCAACCAGGCGCGGATCGCGATCGGGTCCGGCGGCCTCACGGGCTCCGGGCTCTTCCACGGCTCGCAGACGACCGGCCAGTTCGTGCCCGAGCAGCAGACCGACTTCGTCTTCACGGTGGCCGGCGAGGAGCTCGGCTTCCTCGGGGCCGGGTTCATCATCCTGCTGCTGGGCGTGGTGCTGTGGCGCGCGTGCCGCATCGCCCGCGAGACCAGCGACCTGTACGGCACGATCGTCGCCGCCGGGATCGTCGCCTGGTTCGCCTTCCAGGCGTTCGAGAACATCGGCATGACGCTGGGCATCATGCCGGTCACCGGCCTGCCGCTGCCGTTCGTCTCCTACGGCGGGTCGTCGATGTTCGCCGTGTGGATAGCGGTCGGGTTGTTGCAGTCGATCACCGTGCAGCGGCCCATGTCGGCGTGAGCGCGAGGCCCGGGCGGGCCCGGCCGCGGGCGGGTGCCCGCGGCCGCCGCGCGGGTCCGCGGGACGCGTGGCGCCCCGGCCCGCCCGGCCGCCG
It contains:
- the rodA gene encoding rod shape-determining protein RodA, which encodes MTGANGFQVSGYGPERAGWTRVFARDSVARRLDWPILLSATALSLIGAVLVYSATRNRTELNQGDPYFFLVRHLLNTGIGIALMIATVWLGHRTLRTAVPLLYGASVFLILLVLTPLGSTVNGAHSWIQLGGGFSVQPSEFVKVTIILGMAMLLAARVDAGDKPYPDHRTVIQALALATVPMLIVMLMPDLGSVMVMVVIVLGVLLASGASNRWVFGLLGAGAVGAVAVWQLGILDEYQINRFAAFANPELDPAGVGYNTNQARIAIGSGGLTGSGLFHGSQTTGQFVPEQQTDFVFTVAGEELGFLGAGFIILLLGVVLWRACRIARETSDLYGTIVAAGIVAWFAFQAFENIGMTLGIMPVTGLPLPFVSYGGSSMFAVWIAVGLLQSITVQRPMSA